One genomic window of Meles meles chromosome 3, mMelMel3.1 paternal haplotype, whole genome shotgun sequence includes the following:
- the GLRX gene encoding glutaredoxin-1 gives MAQEFVNSKIQPGKVVVFIKPTCPYCRRTQELLSELPFKQGLLEFVDITATSDTSKIQDYLETLTGARTVPRVFIGKDCIGGCSDLTEMHQSGELLKRLHQIGALQ, from the exons ATGGCTCAAGAGTTCGTGAACAGCAAAATCCAGCCCGGGAAGGTGGTCGTGTTCATCAAGCCCACCTGCCCCTACTGCAGAAGGACCCAGGAGCTCCTCAGCGAGCTGCCCTTCAAACAAGGGCTTTTGGAATTTGTCGACATCACGGCCACCAGTGACACAAGCAAGATTCAAGACTATTTGGAAACGCTCACAGGAGCCAGAACA GTACCTCGCGTCTTTATCGGTAAAGATTGTATAGGCGGATGCAGTGATCTGACGGAAATGCATCAGAGCGGGGAACTGTTGAAGCGGCTCCATCAGATTGGAGCTCTGCAGTAA